The genomic interval gattgatgattattattgaatgagCGGGTGCAGAGGGGGGATGGAGCTGTGCCCCCCGGGGCCCGTGACCCCGGGCTCCGTGCCCCCGGCCCCCGTGACCTCCGCCCCCGTGACCCCCGGCTCACTCAGTGATGTTGTAATAGAAGTTTCTGTCTCCGCCGCGCAGGTCCGGGATGTGGATGTGCATGAGCTCCTGCTCCAGGAACCGCAGCCCCTCCTGCTTCACTGCGGCgccggcggacggacggacggacggacggacggacggacggacggatggacggacggaccctcagacccccgggacccccggacaCCCCCGACCCGACGCCCCCCACTCCAGCTctgggggggagggcgggagctTAAGCAGCGCCCCCTTAACTGGAGGGATTCCCCCTGCTGACGTCATCCCTTCCtgggggcgccccctgctggtgccCCCTTTACcggcagcgccccctgctggcagcACCCCATAATGGTGGGATTTCCCCCTGCTGACGTCATCCCTTCCtgggggcgccccctgctggtgccCCCTTTACCTGCAGCGCCCCCTACTGGCAGCACCCCCTTAGGGGCGGGATTGCCCCTGCTGACGTCCTCCCTTCCTAGTGGCACCCCCTGCTGGTGCCCCCTTTACcggcagcgccccctgctggcggcACCCCCTTACTGGTGGGATTTCCCCCTGCTGACGTCCTCCCTCCCggggggcgccccctgctggtgccCCCTTTACcggcagcgccccctgctggcggcGCCCCCTTAACTGGTGGGATTTCCCCCTGCTGACGTCCTCCCTTCCTggtggcgccccctgctggtgccCCCTTTACCagcagcgccccctgctggcagcACCCCCTTAAGGGCGGGATTGCCCCTGCTGACGTCCTCCCTTCCTagtggcgccccctgctggtgccCCCTTTACCGGCAGCACCCCCTACTGGCAGCACCCCCTTAAGGGCGGGATTGCCCCTGCTGACGTCCTCCCTTCCTagtggcgccccctgctggtgccCCCTTTACTggcagcgccccctgctggaggcACCCCCTTACTGGTGGGATTTCCCCCTGCTGACGTCCTCCCTTCCTggtggcgccccctgctggtgccCCCTTTACCTGCAGCGCCCTCTACTGGCAGCACCCCTTAATGGTGGGATTCCCCCTGCTGACGTCCTCCCTCCCTGGGGGCACCCCCTGCTGGTGCCCCCTTTCCcggcagcgccccctgctggtggcGCCCCCTTACTGGTGGGATTCCCTCTGCTGACGTCCTCCCTTCCtgggggcgccccctgctggtgccCCCTTCACCtgcagcgccccctgctggcagcACCCCCTTAATGGCGGGATTGCCCCTGCTGACGTCCTCCCTTCCTagtggcgccccctgctggtgccCCCTTTACcggcagcgccccctgctggcagcGCCCACCTAACTGGTGGGATTCCCCCTGCTGACGTCCTCCCTTCCTGGGGGCGCCCCATGCTGGTGCCCCCTTTACCGGCAGCGCCCTCTACTGGCAGCACCCCCTGAATGGTGGGTTTGTCCCTGCTGACGTCTTCCTTCCCtgggggcgccccctgctggtgccCCCTTTACcggcagcgccccctgctggcagcACCCCCTTAATGGCGGGATTGCCCCTGCTGATGCCCTCCCTTCCTggtggcgccccctgctggcaccCCCCTTTACCTGCACTGCCCTTTACTGGCAGCACCCCCTTACTGGTGGGATTCCCCCTGCTGACGTCCTCCCTTCCtgggggcgccccctgctggcgccCCCTTTACCGGCAGCTCCCTCTACTGGCAGCACCCCCTTAAGggcgggattcctcctgctgacGCCCCCCCTTCCTagtggcgccccctgctggtgccCCCTTTACCagcagcgccccctgctggcggcACCCCATAATGGTGGGATTTCCCCCCGCTGACGTCATCCCTTCCtgggggcgccccctgctggtgccCCCTTTACcggcagcgccccctgctggtggcACCCCCTTACTGGTGGGATTCCCTCTGCTGACGTCATCCCTTCCTGGGAGCACCCCCTGCTGGTGCCCCCTTTACCGGCAGCGCCGCCTGCTGGCAGCACCCCCTTAAGGGCGGGATTGCCCCTGCTGACGTCCTCCCTTCCTAGTGGCGCCCCCTGCCGGTGCCCCTTTTACCGactgcgccccctgccggcggcagCACCCCCTTCCTGGAGGGATTCCCCCGCTGACGTCATCCTTTACcggcggcgccccctgctggtggcAGCaccccgttcccccccccccccacgacgCCCCCTACCGGTGCGCGCTTTTCCGGCAGCGCCCCTCGCCGGCCCCCTATCGATCCCCCCCCTACCGATCGATCGATCTATcgatcccccgcccccccgatgTCTCCCCCGGGGCTCACCCAGCTCCAGGGCCTTGGAGGTGACGCGGATCTTGCAGGCGGGGGGCTCCGCCCGGACGGCCGGGGCCAGCGCCGCCAGCAGAAGGAGCAGCACCGGCACCGGCACCGGCACCGGGACCGGCACCGGGACCGGGAGCCCCTGGGCTGCCATCCTCCCGAGACGGAACCAAACACCTcggggctgaggggctgagggcgcAGAaacgggggccgggccggggggatcAGGAgagggggggccgggggtcagggggCCCTCAGGGCCTAGGGACTCTCGGGGTTCAGGGGTCtgagggaggtggggctgggcctgggggtgcCCAGGGTCGGATTTGGGGGtctgggggcggtgggagggaggCTTAGGGTCAGGGGACCCTCAGGGCCTAGGGACTCTCGGGGTTCAGGGGTCtgagggaggtggggctgggcctgggggtgcCCAGGGTCGGATTTGGGGGtctgggggcggtgggagggaggCTTGGGGTCAGGGGGCCCTCAGGGCCTAGGGGCTCTCGGGGTTCAGGGGtctgggggcggtgggagggaggCTTGGGGTCAAGGGGCCCTCAGGGGCTAGggactctcatcatcaatcgtatttattgagcgcttactgggtgcagagcactgtactaagcgcttgggaagtacaagttggcaacatctagagacagtccctacccaacagtgggctcacagtctaaaagactctcggGGTTCAGGGGtctgggggaggtggggctgggcctgggggtgcCGACGGTCGGATTTGGGGGtctgggggcggtgggagggaggCTTGGGGTCAGAGGGCCCTCAGGGCCTAGGGATTCTCGGGGTTCAGGGGTCTGGGGGcggtggggctgggcctgggggtgcTGACAGGCGGGTTTTGGGgtctgggggcggtgggggggaggctTGGGGTCAGGGGACCCTCAGGGCCTAGGGACTCTCGGGGtctgggggaggtggggctgggcctgggggtgcCGAGGGTCGGATTTGGGGGTCtcggggtggtgggagggagtctTGGGGTCAGGGGACCCTCAGGGGCTAGGGACTCTCGGGGTTCAGGGGTCTGGGGGCggaggggctgggcctgggggtgcCGACAGGCGGGTTTTGGAGtctgggggcggtgggagggagccttggggtcagGGGACCCTCAGGGCCTAGGGATTCTCGGGGTTCAGGGGTCTGGGGGTtggtggggctgggcctgggggtgcCCAGGGTCGGATTTGGGGGTCTGGGGGCTCTCGGGGGTTGGAGTTGGAGGGtctgggggcggcgggggtcaCTGGGGGGTCGGGGCCATGGAATTGGGGGGCGCCGGGGGTCTGGGGTCCCTGCCCCGCTCCAGGGCAGACAGACTCGTGGCGGGCTCCAGGGACcccgaggggagagggagggagggggacaccgGGGGTCCCCCCGGGCCCGGACAGGGGGCTGGCGGCCCGCTGCTGGGGTGGGACCGTCTccacaggttgccaacttggacttcccaagcgtttagtacagtgctctgcacacaggaagcgcccaatcaatacgattgaatgaatgaatgaatgaatgaatgaatgaatgaatgaatgggggtcgcgggggatgggagggagggaggggggaaggccgGGGGTCGCGGGAGCCCAATAGGGGGGACAAATCGTAGacgagcgcttggcacagtgtgagcgcttaaccaataccatcaatcGGTATTCAATCGGGGGGTCGCGGGAGTCCAGGGGTCCGGCGACTCCAACGTGGGGGAGGAATCTGGGGGTCgcgggggggtgggagaggaggagggagagcctggGGGTCGCGGGATTCCGGGGTCCGGCCGTCCAAAGTGGGGGACGAAGCTTAgtagagcgcttggcacagagttagcgcttcACAAGTTCCCTCGTTGGTATtcaagctgggggagggggattccGGGGTGGGGAAGGATTTGGGGGTCCTTGAGGGTCCGGGGGTCGCGGGAGCCCAGGGGTCCAATTTGGGGGAGACAAATGGGGGtcgagggggatgggagggaggaagggaagccgGGGGTCCAATTTGGGGGAGACAAATGGGGGtcgaggggggtgggagggaggaagggaagccgGGGGTCGTGGGAGTCCAGGGGGTCCAATTTGGGGGAGACATCTGGGGGTCtcggggaatgggagggaggaagggaagccgGGGGTCGTGGGAGTCCAGGGGTC from Tachyglossus aculeatus isolate mTacAcu1 chromosome 8, mTacAcu1.pri, whole genome shotgun sequence carries:
- the LOC119931410 gene encoding proteoglycan 4-like; translated protein: MGPKSPGSQPRAASGGRGCPDDGGAGARCPLVAALGTAVQSVARLERLLSAKHRPAQVSPILKKPALAPRGPSGYGPVSLLSFLSELPEGEEGPVGPGPPPRYKAAPSGPLATVSSLSRRQPHADPRRPQTLQLQPPRAPRPPNPTLGTPRPSPTNPQTPEPRESLGPEGPLTPRLPPTAPRLQNPPTPKPACQHPQAQPHRPQTPEPRESLGPEGPLTPSLPPTAPRPPNPTTPEPREPLGPEGPLTPSLPPTAPRPPNPTLGTPRPPNPTLGTPRPSPTSLRPLNPESP